From one Streptomyces sp. N50 genomic stretch:
- a CDS encoding sigma factor-like helix-turn-helix DNA-binding protein, with translation MPHSPDDFAPYAHTSLPRLHTTAHLLSGTPGAPGEATELTRRTLVRVCARWRRIPRDDVDFYVRRSLVKEYLRGARGRTRRAKAQRAVLVLLHWEGLREAEIAQLLGWSSGAVRSRARRGLAVHGGDAERLRELFAEAAAGLVPSDDVPLDAVEQRGRALRRRRRGAVAAACALLLVPGVVFGADRFMSGGSTAGSGGGVSDVAQSPVRIVAPGERVDAVPGVQVWLTADGKHWSTPEAQNLFLDLTGDGSESGYKYRHSYQKGDYGNDSQVGAESGKPTVSVQPDPLNNTSYFLSGLYRGLSADPARVEVTVEDRRITGTVLTLAGSPGWGVWYARTPLSPEELKASSVDGGPTVTVYDAAGKAVARGGAAE, from the coding sequence GTGCCGCACTCCCCCGACGACTTCGCCCCCTACGCGCACACGAGCCTGCCCAGGCTGCACACCACCGCCCACCTGCTCTCCGGCACCCCGGGCGCCCCCGGAGAGGCGACCGAGCTGACGCGGAGAACCCTGGTGCGGGTGTGCGCGCGGTGGCGCCGAATACCCCGGGACGACGTGGACTTCTACGTACGGCGGTCCCTGGTCAAGGAGTATCTGCGCGGAGCGCGGGGCCGGACCCGCCGCGCGAAGGCCCAGCGGGCCGTACTCGTGCTCCTGCACTGGGAGGGCCTGCGCGAGGCGGAGATCGCCCAGCTGCTCGGCTGGTCTTCCGGTGCGGTGAGGAGCCGGGCCCGGCGGGGGCTGGCGGTTCACGGGGGTGATGCCGAGCGCCTGCGGGAGCTCTTCGCCGAGGCCGCTGCCGGCCTGGTCCCGTCCGACGACGTTCCGCTCGACGCCGTGGAACAACGCGGCCGGGCGCTACGGCGGCGTCGTAGGGGAGCAGTCGCGGCAGCCTGCGCGCTGCTGCTCGTGCCAGGGGTTGTGTTCGGCGCGGACCGGTTCATGAGCGGCGGTTCTACGGCCGGTTCGGGTGGCGGGGTTTCCGACGTGGCGCAGAGCCCGGTCCGGATCGTCGCACCCGGCGAACGGGTGGACGCCGTACCCGGGGTGCAGGTCTGGCTGACCGCCGACGGCAAGCACTGGTCGACACCCGAGGCGCAGAACCTGTTCCTCGACCTAACCGGTGACGGCTCCGAGAGCGGTTACAAATACCGACACAGCTACCAGAAGGGTGACTACGGGAACGACTCCCAAGTCGGCGCCGAGAGCGGGAAACCGACCGTCTCCGTACAACCCGACCCGCTGAACAACACGTCGTACTTCCTGTCGGGCCTCTACCGAGGCCTGTCCGCCGACCCGGCACGCGTCGAGGTCACCGTCGAGGACCGCCGCATCACCGGTACGGTCCTCACGCTCGCGGGCAGCCCCGGCTGGGGCGTCTGGTACGCGCGCACACCGCTGTCGCCGGAGGAGCTGAAGGCGAGTTCCGTCGACGGCGGCCCGACCGTCACGGTGTACGACGCGGCCGGCAAGGCCGTCGCACGGGGCGGGGCGGCCGAGTGA
- a CDS encoding SigE family RNA polymerase sigma factor, with product MTEDEFDAFYAAAFPRLTGQLSAFTGDREEAQDVVQEAFVRAWDRRGDFLADEAPEAWIRTVAMRLAVSRWRRARRWLELVRRTPPPGAVPGPDPDHTALVAALRQLPKAQRMVIVLHHLCDVSVEQIASDTGAPVGTVKARLYRGRAALAKHLAVDEADASVRKESGRV from the coding sequence ATGACCGAGGACGAGTTCGACGCCTTCTACGCGGCCGCGTTTCCCCGTCTCACCGGTCAGCTCTCGGCGTTCACCGGGGACAGGGAGGAGGCGCAGGACGTGGTCCAGGAGGCGTTCGTACGGGCCTGGGACCGGCGCGGGGACTTCCTCGCGGACGAGGCGCCCGAGGCGTGGATCCGTACGGTCGCCATGCGGCTGGCGGTGAGCCGCTGGCGCCGGGCCAGGCGCTGGCTGGAGTTGGTGCGCCGCACTCCGCCGCCCGGGGCGGTGCCGGGACCCGACCCCGATCACACGGCACTTGTCGCCGCGCTGCGCCAACTGCCCAAGGCACAGCGGATGGTGATCGTCCTGCACCATCTGTGTGACGTGAGTGTCGAGCAGATAGCCTCCGACACGGGTGCGCCGGTGGGGACCGTCAAGGCCAGGCTGTACCGGGGGCGGGCGGCGCTGGCGAAGCATCTGGCGGTCGACGAGGCGGACGCGTCGGTTCGGAAGGAGAGCGGCCGTGTCTGA